Genomic DNA from Ictidomys tridecemlineatus isolate mIctTri1 chromosome 6, mIctTri1.hap1, whole genome shotgun sequence:
TCTTTGAATGCATAATTGTTTTATGCCTGAATGATATATGACAGCAGGGAGTTTTGGTGGCGCCAGATGCAGCTCAGGATCTAGTGTAGGGcacttatatttgtatataaagctAAATTTGGATGTAAAATGGATCAGTAGGTTTCTACAGAATTGTTTGACACAGTGAGCTGTAGATTATGTTTACCCTTGGAACTTTTTCTGTATACAAGCGTGCATTAGCCAGTGAGTCCAAATTGTAATACAGTTTAAAGTAGGTTCTACTTGGGTAAGAGAGCTTTTTCTGGAGCTGGTTGTTATTATGTCTAGTGTGGTTTTCATCATAGAATATAACTTGTGAGCTATATTATACAAATGTGAAAGCCAGTGGCGCTTCCAGAGATTGACATTGGGCATTATTTCCTAATGTGTCTCCCCTCGACTCTGCCCCACTACTGTCTGTTCTGCACCCAACAGCCAGAAAGATGTCTTCATTAGAATAAATCCAACCCCTCCCTGTAGCCCATGGGTTCTTGTCTACCTTTCTCCAACCACGGCCACACCACACTTCCTCTTCACTGTTTCTGCCACACCAAACTCTCCACAGTGGCTGCAAACAACCACACCCTTCCCACTGAAGGCCCTGAACACTGCCTGTAGTGTCTGTATGGAAAGTTCATCTTACACGCCACCTCCTCAGAGATCCATACTTGCCCATCCAGCTTCCCCGTTGTACCCTGTGGTGTatcatttgttttcattgtatacCAGATCAATAACTTCACACTTGCTTATTAGTTTTTCCTGATGGATCCTGTTTCCTGAAGGTGGAGAGTTGGTTTAGTTAGCTATCTTCTCGGTGCCTAGAACAGTGTCCTACCTAACAGCAGGCACCCAGAACAAATGAGTGAAAGGAGGTTAGGGTGATAGTAGCAAGGTAAGGAAGTTAGGCTGGACAGAAGGGACTATGGCAAGGTTgataagaggaaagaaggaaggttgTAGCAGTCATGGTCACGTGGGAGGGAGGGCCGGTTGGTGGAAAGTTGGTTGATTGATAAGAAAGCTGGGTACTAGGGAAGAAAGAAGGTCAATGGGTGGTGGACTTAGGGTTGGTtgatggaaagaaggaagattCTGTCTGCTGTTATTTTACTGTTACTAAATAGTTGATGGATAATTCACCCTAAATATTGAGCTTGGAAATCTGTCATCTCTTAGTAATATATTAATTGTGTTTTATTGTAGCTGATGAAGTTACTTGGATGGACCCATTGTGCATCTTTTACTGAAAACTGGCTCCCCATCATGTATCCTCCTGATTATTGTGTATTCTAAAATAAGAACCaagactttaaattttaaaaaggaaagttttaTAGTGAATGGATATAAGAACAAATTTGTGGCATTTTTAGTCTAATGCATGTTTTCATCCACTATCAATACTGATCATTAAAACAATGTGTATTTATCAGAGAATTCACTGGCGTGTGGCTTAATACATGTAAATGTAGACTCTGACATCATGGTGTTTTCTTAATGCCTCAGATGGCTGGCAGGAGAGGATAAACCTTGCTGCCAACCCCGAGCACTTTGATTTGGGTCACAGCTTCTTACATGCATGATAGGTTCAGAACAGCAACTTTTAACGCAAACctgtaaaattctattttttattttataaatgaacagGGTTTTAACACGctcaactttaatttttttcaattgtataAAGGCCTTAAAAAAAGCTACATTGAGCGTagctaaaattatttattggacTAAAAATTAACGAAACCTCATttccaggtttttgttttgttttgttttgggttttttttttttttttttttttgcaaatgtttACATtcaattaaggggaaaaaataaaaccttcacaAATGTGTAGCATTTGCTAGAACATAACTGTTTCAATAAATTTTCAACTTGTGGTTATGATAGGCAAGTCATTTTTTACATCCTTGAAGTACACAGTATCAGAATGAATTAATAATGCGTGTATAAGTGCCAGACAGCTGACTCTTTATCAGGTATTGTAAAGATACACACGTGGTATGTTTATTAAAGTTGAAATAATGTAAAACACATGAATAAATGTGCAAAACCAGAATCACAGTACACCATATGCACTCTgataccttaattttttttaataaataataaaagtgaatATTGAAGCTTCCTAAAGTTGGtcttaatttttcataaatcaaATTGGGggttaaaacaaataatatatattaaatctacagacaaaaaataaacaactaattTATTTTATACCATTTCTTATAGGCTTgcaattatttgaatatatttccaGTTCTTATTGTGTGAATGGCTTTTGTGTATGttcagctttttattttcttttttttttcctggttactATTCTTGCTTCTTTTATCCTGCCTCCATGAAATAGACAGAAACAGATAATATTAAAACATCTGTAATCACTCATTGAATAGCAaattgtttgtgtgtatgtgtggtttttTTCATCTTGTTCCTATAGAATTTTACTGTTGTAAAAGACCTACCAACTAATCTAGTCTAAGTCACTCAGAACTGCTTTTTATCTGATGAAAGCATTAGAGCCTttataagaaaacacaaatatacacaaaaaacaTTTTTGCACACAGTGTCCACAGTCAAAAGTTCCTTTGTGAACTGCCACTTGGACATGTTCTCTCATGGTTTGACAAGTACTTTCATCTGCACACATTGAAATCCCCATATAGTGTAGGTTGAGTCCTGTAAGAGAATGAAAATCTGGAAAGAGTACGGTGACTACTTCTCAAGCTCACACTGCCAACTGACTGATTAACACTTTTCAGAACCTGTTCTTTGACCACCTCGGGCAGGTTCCTACATCAGTTGGTCATGGCCCTGGGGCCTCCTGTTTTTGTAATGAGGGTTTTATTGGACTGCACATTCCTTCACAAATGTTACAGCCAGGGGCAGCTGCTGGGTTCTGTCCAGATCTTACTGTGCTGCCTTGGGGACAGTAGAACCTGAGTGAGCTCTAGAAGAACATGTCAGCAAAAATCATTCCTGTTTCTTTCTATGTGATTAGATTAAGAATAATGTAAGAAAGCCTGCAAGAGGTAAGATGGTGCTTTTCAGTCTGCTTCTGGTCAGAGTAGCCAGCGTTTGCCCATACCCACTAAAAACAAAGAGGTGGGTGaagataactttttaaagaaacattacaGAGTGTGTGCTCAATACTAGTTCCGTGACCCATTTCCACTGATAAGCAGCTCCCGATCATTACTGGTGATTTTGCTGTCATGTGATTTCTCAGTCCTAATATTACCTGCATCTTTACCCCAGAACAGTCCAGCATGATCCTCCTCTGGGACACCACAAATCTCAAGACACCTCTTTCTCACTTTATCCCACCCCAAGAAGTCCAGGGTGCATTGCTGAAAGTGCTAGCCTTGCTGTCTAACCTGGCTCAGGCAATGACAAGCTACGCCTGACCAGGAAACTACAGTGTTGGATTTGGTGTGTGAGCTCCGgctcaaaaattatttaatctgAATTAACAGTCTTGTGTAGTTTTCATTCTCTGCACTCACAGCCCAACAGCATTAGGAATATATGTATCTTCTTCACCTCTAGGATCCAAGAAGCCTGAGTGTAGTGAGATCGATAAGAGGGACCCTTTCACCACTAGCCCATCCAAAAACAACTTGCAGGGAGGGGGTTTCTTCAAGAGTAGGAAATAAATGAGCTCAGAACCATGAGTCTGAACATAATAAAACAAGACAGAAAACCAACATCGGTAGTAAAGGACACTAAATTGACAAAGGAAGCAGACGCATCCCTTCCTAGGAACTCCAGGAAAGGAAGGTGTGTCGTTCTAATAGGAAGGACACCTGGGCATCTGTAGGCAGGTCTCTGCACATGCACTCTGGTCCCCAGGGACAGTGGATCAAGAGGTGTTGGGGAGCTTTGTCTTTTCTGCAGAACACCAGCTATAGGGTTATTTATGTTGCTGAGTAGTTCTGCATTGTACGATGTaaacacattttgtttacccACATCTAGAAAAAAAACTGCTGTTGAATGGTATATTTCCTTTCAAACATTGGAAGAAACCagcaaactgttttccaaagtggctatgCCACCTTGCATCCCCACTTTCAAATGTGAAAGTTTTACACACTCTCACAGATACTTGATATTTTTCAGCTTCTTGAGTCATTCTAGTGTTTGGTTGAGTTCTAGTATCTCATTgtggatttaatttgcatttctattacaaataatagacatttgtgtatcttctttggtgGAGTTTCTGTTCTAGTCCACCACCACAACCCTTATTTTTTCAGTTGGATTGTCCCATTATTGAGTTATGGGAGTTTTTTGTATGTTTTGGATACAACCCCTTTTCCAGAAATGCTTCATAAACATTTTTGCCCAAtgttggtttttttccccctttggtactaggaattgaactcaagggcactatgctcctgagccacatcccagccctttttatcttttgagacagggtctcactaagtttctttaGGCCTCACTGTtactaaggctgaccttgaacttgcagtcctcctgcctcagcctacaggtgtgtaccactgcatccagcccAGTGTGTTTCTTAGTGGTGTCTTTTGAAGagtaaagatttttaattttgataaggtTAAGatcacaatttttttcatttatgatttgtatttctggtaTCACAGCTAGGATAATCTTTGGTTAACCCAAGGTAATGAAGATTTACCTTGATTCCTTCTGGAAGTTTTACAGTTGGCATAGCTGTAGCTCTTGAATTGAGGTTTATGAtctctttcaatttaatttttgtgtatgcaGTGAAAGAAGGTTCAGGAgtgttgtgtgtgtttatgaTCATTCTAATACCACTGGTTTTAAAATCTATACTTTCCAATTAAATtatcttggcacctttgtcaaaatcaGTTGACCACACACGTGGGTCAACGTCTGAACTCTGTTTTCCGTTTACCAACATGCCTATGTTAATATTAACTGACTTGGTTACTGAAACTCACATGAACAAATGATGTCCAGATTGACTTAACCTTTCCCACCCTCGCTCATTGGACAGCGGCAGCAGCCACTGGGTGGATCATCAGGAATCTAGGTGAGCAAACCCTGCTTGCCAAACATTGTCCAGCTGTGAAGACATCTGTCTTTTCCTACAACTGTTCATTTGCTTTGGGGGCCTGATCTTATGATTTCTATATTCTAGGAGAGATCATTGCAAAAggcatttttcttcccttttgagAGAAGGAAATTAAGGCTATTGCCTCAGCCAAGAATTAACTTTGTTTATCTACTTGGTGGAAAtaggaaatacaaaataaaatcatggcatttgcaggttaatgggaggcattggagaagataattctaagtgaagttagccaatccccaaaaaacaaatgcagaatgttttctctgatataagggaggctgattcatagtggggtagggagggggagcacgggaggaataggtgaattctagatagggaagaggggtgggagggaaagggagagggcaggggattagcaaggatggtggaacgttgatggacatcattatccaaagtacatgtatgaagacacgaattggttatcaacatactttatatacagagatatgaaaaatcatggtatatatgtgtaataagatttgtaatgcaaaaaaagtacatgtataaagacatgaattgacatgaacatactttatataaaaagatgaaaaattgtgctctatatgtgtaataagaattgtaatgcattctgctgttgtgtatttaaaaaaataaaataaaatttaaaaaacaaagaatataaaaaattttttctctcattattttaagtattaattttaaaatcttgcaaATGAGATTTTTATCAGAGAGCTCTTGATATTAGTTGATTTAATACTAGTtattttgaaagagaagaaattttaatctATCTGCAGAaattaaggaatattttaaaatatcaccatGGTATTCCTTGGAGACTCATGTTCTTAATTGACAACATCAATCAAGGAGAACACAggcaaatatttgaaattatatgtaGAATATGTATTTTacccttaaatttaaaaaaaaaattataagtgtcTTTAAAGTTCTTTTAGAAATAAACATGTAGTAGTCTTAGCAACCAATACTGACTGCTTTCTCAATCATCACATCTTTAGAATAGTTCTTGACCTCAAAGTAAATCTTCCAGGTTCTTCCTCAGGAGTGTGTCTACTCCTTTtgaccttttcattttaattagaaTCAGCTGTGCAAACAAGCATGCATATTGGGATTTTGGTAATGACTGCATAACATGttgataaatttggaaaaaaaattgacagcttTGAAATGTTTGCCAATTACAAACTTGGTTTGTTTCTTCATTAGATATCATTAAGCTTTTAAAACATTGCTATAAATTGTGTTCTCATatattttgggtatatatttatttctatgtatttgacATTGCATTATAAGTTGTGTCTttattgaaattttgttttctgtttgtggcTAGAATTTATAAGTGATGTTGAGATTTGCCTGTTGACATTTGACAGGCTTGCTAAACTCAAATTCCAGTAATTCCACTGTAGATTGCCTACAGTTCCAGGAGTCAGCAAACTATGACCTGCAGGCCAGATCGAACTCACAGCCTGTTTTCACAGGCCAAGAATAGTTCTTAACCTTTTAATAAATGATTGTAAACGCCCAAAAGCCAGGAACAGTCTCCAGAAACAGTGAGTAGCCTGCTCAGTCTAAAATATGTAtgatctggccctttacagaaagttTGCTAGCCTGGCACAGCACAGTCATCATCATCTGTGAATAGTGCAGTTTTTAGTTCttctgttttgttaattttctttcttttaccacaTTAGCTAAAATCTCCAGTGTAAAGTTAGAAAGAAACAGTGGTAGCTGAGAGTTTTAAATTCTTCCCTATCTCAAAGGATAAGCTCAATTTCTtaagtatgttatttttaaaaatttttctatagCTTTTATCAGACTGAAAATTCCATTCTTTCCTAATATTTAAGAACTTTGATCATAAAGTTACAAAGAAACAAGACAATCAAGAAGTTTACCTTGAAATTGTCACAGGTAATAGACACAAAGGGAGGGGATTTGTACAAATTCTCCTAAGAATTTCCTAAGACAGAACCTGTTTCTTCATTCCAGCAGTTTctgtattttctacttttaacCAATGTGAAACTGATACATTTTCTATCACTCAAAAATCTTCCCCTTTGCTACAGTTAAAATCTGTATAAGTAGTTTCTTCAAACTGTTATAATGACCTTTTCAAGCTCAGTGtcaaaaagcatatgaaaaagtaTATTGACAAGTGCAAAACCTGAGCTCAACAGCTCAGGAGAAATCCCTTTGTTCATTAACTTACTCATGTCAGACTCGTTGAACACAAACTGAGACTCTTGCAAGTCAACAAAAttactttcatgtttttctctgtagatattttattattcaaataatctgaaatatatttaaagttgCTTTAGTATTAAGTTACATCTTGTAAGTTCACGAGTTGTGAGTCCGATTGCCTGTGCCACTTCTAACATGATTCAAAAGAGACATTTTGAAAGACAAGTTGTTTTATTTAGTCCCATTTTAATGTCCCCTTAAAAAGTTTGACTGTTGACTCTGGATATTCAGCTAAGAGAGTCGTATCAAAAACCTGCTTGAATTTATCTAAGAATTCATAATCTGTGCTGAACCTGAACTTGTTTGCCCAAAGTATCACGGTCCCCTGCTGGGAAAGGTGCACCATGGTGAGGAGCAGCTTGTCCAGGAAGTAATGGTGGTACACCACGTCAGAGGCCAAGACATAGTCGTAATGCAGGGCTGCCCTGGGGAAGTTCTGCTCCAGGTCTTGCCCCCACACCAGTTCCTTCACTTCAGGCAGATGTGCTGTGCATTTCAGGGTATTTTTTAAGAGATTATACTGAAGGTTTCCCAGGACATCAGGTAAATCCGTTGCTGTGACTTGAGCTCCTAAATGAGAGAGAGATGGTAACAATCACCTGGAAACTTTCGGGCGGCCAGAGTACTGATACACTCCGGGACATCATAAGAGAACCAGGCCCCTTGGCCTGCGCTTGCCATAGCTCGGGCTGGACAATTCTTTCTTGTTTGTGGGCCCATTCTGAACACAGCAAGGTGATTAGTAGGCTCCCCAGTCTCTCCCTCCCCCGCCTCCAGATGTCAGTAACTGCaaaccccccaccccactcctgaGGTGAAGACCTCCAGGGCTCAGAGTCACCTCTGGACTCTCAACTTAGTCACTTTGAAAACAAGGTGAGCTCGAGGAGTTGCTCAGCCTCTCCAAGACTCAGTCATCTCTGCAGGTGACAGTCACGATTCCTGGCGTATGGCATTTTGGGGAGATACAGTGAGTGAAATTGTGGCCAAGCTCCTACCACAGCCTGCCTGCCACACAAAAAGCAATCTGTCATTGTCACCGTGAAGGTCTTTTACAACACgatcaggaaggaaggaaggaacaaaccTAGAATACTGGCCACAATGGAAACAAGGCCTGGTCCAGCACCGATTTCCAGTATTTTGGCATCTTGGAGATTCAACTCCTCTTGATGTTCTTCTAAATACTGGCACAAAGCTGTAGCCTAAAAAACACGAACAACCGGGATTTTCACCTGAGAACTGGAACACTGGACATCAGGAGCAACCCCTCTACCTTCAGAGTTAAAAGACTGAAagacattattttctatttattgaagTGTTCAAAGGAACCAAAATCTCATTCAATGCCATATTTAGACCCCTGGAACATAAAAGTTATGACAAATTGCATGTCACAAACTGGAGAAACAAATTCATTAAATTGACTATACTAGCTATGATCAATTCCtaccccccacccaaaaaaagcAGGGAGTGGAGATCTGTAGATTAGCTCAGCTCTTATAAATTGGGGAGATGTAGCTAAACAGCAACTTCTTCCCCTGATTTCACCATTTTGGGCCTGCAACTGCATTTAGAGTGTTATATAAACTTGAAAACTTCTCTTCCCAATCAATCAAAATTCAGCTTCGTTAGGACTGTGCTATCTTGGACAACTGGGTAGTTTCTTGGATTCTTGTTTTCTTAAATGGTTCATCAAAGAAACAGACTATCAGAACAGTGCTTCttcaggatggagattccttggaaaactgggaatggaaccaccatttgacccagctatccctctcctcggtctatacccaaagtatagaaggcttaaaaacagcatactacagggacacagccacatcaatgtttacagcagcacagttcacaatagctaaactgtggaaccaacctagatgcccctcagtagatgaatggataaagacaatgtggcatatatacacaatggaatattattcagcattaaaagagaataaaatcatggcatttgcaggtaaatggatggagttggagaatattgaaattagccaattccaaaaaaccaaatgccaaatgttttatcagatataaggaggctgattcatagtggggttgggagagagaacatgggaggattagattaactCTAGATAAGGtaaagtgatgggaggggagagaagggggcaTAGGGGTAtaaaagatggtgggatgagatggacatcattaccctaagtacatttaaaaagatgtgaatggtgtaaatatactttgtgtacaacctgcgatatgaaaaattgtgctctacacgtataatatgaattgtaatgcattccactgtataacaaattagaatttaaaaaaaaaaaaaagaacagtgcttctcaaactttagtgTGCCAACAAATGCCCCGGGGTAGCTTGTTAAAGATGCAGATCCTTCTCTTGTAGCTCTGGCTCAAAATTCCCCATGTCTAGAGAGGCTCCCAGTGAAGCCAGCCTGCTGGCCTGCTGACCACACTCTGAGTATGGACAAGTTGTTCATTATACATGAAACCAACCATCTCTCTCCTTTATTCGTTCTATTCTGTCTCTACCTTGTCCTGACATTTCGGAGAAAATGAATGTTCCATTTGCATTGCTTCTCAAGGAAGTGTCCACTAGCAATGCGCTGGGGAAGGAACATTGAGATGAAAAACTATGGAGCTCTATAATTGGTTTTTATGTTTTGGCCCCAGGTATAGATATGCTTTCTGCCTCTGAACTCCAGGTTCTAGTCTAGGTTGGAGAGGAGTGGCCAGGGTGATTCCAGACCTGCCACTTATGATTGCCAGTAACAAGGCTAGTACTGCAGATTTTACCCCATAAGTCACTTTACTTCATCCTCATGTGTGCATAGGGAATGGACACATGCAAACATGAACATCACCTTTTTCTCTACTGCCAAGATATTTGGTGGCAGAGCTAGAGGTAAGCAAACCAATTATAAACTAATTCCAGTGATTTCAGGGAGATATATACCAGGGTGGGGGCGGCACATGATAGAGCTGCTGGGAGTCAGGGCTGCATTCTGGGTGCCAGGGAGAGGTGAGCCAAGTGTGGAAAGATGGGCACTCCAGGTGAGGCCACCTGGTGAGACAATGGTGTCAAATTGCACCAACCTCCAGCACTTGGCAAGGCACTCAGAGTTGAGAAGGGGAGTTCTGAGGAAGGAGATGAGTTTTTCTGTGAGGGCATTCAATAAGAGGAGAGTGTCCCTGGCATGGCCAGAGGACACATGCTGCCCTGTCCTCCAGGAGGGTCTGGCCCCATTCAGGGGTCGTCTGGAGATAAAAGCCTTCTCAGGAACCCATCCCTCTTAGCCCTGTGAGCAAACTCTAAAAGGAGCTCCTTCATAGATTCCGCCCCTGCAGGCACCCAGAGGGTCTTCCCACTTGACATGCGATTCTCCTAAAGCTTTCAGGGGATCCCAAGAGAGGTGCGTTTGGGTGCATAAATGGCTGAGGCCTTAGCGTAAAACAACTGAGTGGACAAATGTGCCGTTTCCATTCCTAATCTGTTACCACCGCTCTGGTTGTCTATTTGCTAAATTCATTAGAATAGGAAGCTTCGGAAGGCATTAGGTATTTTCaaacttat
This window encodes:
- the Mettl21c gene encoding protein-lysine methyltransferase METTL21C, yielding MDVCLSSVQQSLCLGEAPNSPGGWLEEEEGALQEDGTGGPPGDANNRESALRSLQKFVPTDYASYTQEHYQFAGKKIVIQESIESYGAVVWPAATALCQYLEEHQEELNLQDAKILEIGAGPGLVSIVASILGAQVTATDLPDVLGNLQYNLLKNTLKCTAHLPEVKELVWGQDLEQNFPRAALHYDYVLASDVVYHHYFLDKLLLTMVHLSQQGTVILWANKFRFSTDYEFLDKFKQVFDTTLLAEYPESTVKLFKGTLKWD